In Trichlorobacter lovleyi, the DNA window GTTGTAGGCGTACTACGACGGGAAATGGACGCAGGTGTCCCTGTGGATCAGGGCGAACTGCTCCCTCCGTAGCGTGCTAGGCTTGGTTTTGCGGAGGAATAAACTTGGAGAGGAAAACTTCAGGAAGAAACTGATAGGGCTCGGAAAAGATCAAGTCACGTACAACAGGGCTGTAGTGTAATGCCAGCTGTTGCATGGGAAGAGGGGCGTGGCAGATGCAGTTGACACAGCTATCGCAGCCGTCAGAATCCTTGTGCTCGGACGACGGCGTGCTGCAGGGACAGTGATCGTTTGCACAGGGAGGATGGTGAATGTATGCCGAGGCGTTCGGTACGGCTGAACATCCCTGAAGGGCATGGGCACTTTCTGCCACGCCATGCAGGGTAATGGCCAGCATGACCAGAAGCATGAGCTGCGTTAAAAATTTTATGAAAGGTAGTTTGCGCATTTAGTCTTAAAAATATAAATTACTACGCTATCTGTCAAGAATTATAAAATTAATGTTTAAAGCTGGATGATTACAGTAGATGGAAAGACAATTAAAAACGTTAAAATGGTCTTACCCTTTTGTTGGCAATTTTGAGGCAGCGCTTGACCGGCACTTTAATCGCCGCTTGCATCATGAGATAAACTTTCTCAGTTAAACCCGTTAGTTAGGTAGTATTCCTGGATTCTGGTGCTTTTCGGCAGTATTGCCTCGGGATCGGTAAACTTGATGATACTGCGTGGTGAGTCATACTGCTCGGTAAAGAGTTTTTTGAAACGTTGTGGCGCATAGGTTGTCCGTGCGGTTCCGTATTCAAGCACTGGCCTGTCGTTGCTTAGAAGAGGGGCGTCTGTCGAGATATTTGCCAGAGTTTTCGGCCCCATCAGGAAGCTTGCAGCCAGCACTTCCGGCAGATTCAAAAAATGCTCCTCGGTGCCGGGGTAGCCGAAGAACAGTTCGGCACGTACCCTGCTGTTCTGCTTCAATACCCTGACCCCTTCCGCCCGAATCGCTAAATCTCTGTCGGGGGAACCGATCAGCAACAGTTCGGCATGTTGATTGTACCAGAGGGTGCTGTGGGGGAACACTGCCAGAAAGGTTCTGATCACCGACTTGAGCTGGTCTTGGTTGAAGAAGCCGACCGGCAGAAATTGGGCGATGATGCCGTCCTGAGCCAGTTTTTCCCTGGCGTTGCGATAAAATTCAAGGGTATAGAAGGCCGATGCCTGCGGCCTGAAGATCTGCCCCACCTCAACCGAGATCAGGTCATACCGCCGCTTGCCGTACCGTGCCACGGTGCGACCGTCTTCGGCAATGAATGAGACCCGTGGATCGTTGAGCCAGCTTCCCTGAAAATGCTTCTTGAGCACCTGCGGAAGGCTGCTTTCAATATCCACGCAATCCAGGCGGGTGATGTCGTAGTAGAGGAACCTGCTTGGCGCCTGTCCGGCGCCGATCCCAACCACCAGGATCTCCTGTGCAGCCGGGTGGAGCAGCATCGGAAGGTGGGCCGCCATGATCTGGTGCCCGGTGCCTTTCTTGCCCTGCCACAGACGATCCAACTCCATGGTCAGATCGCCGTTTTTTTGAACCACAGAGATAAAACTGTTCTTGCCCTCCACGTAATCGACCAGCTTTTTCCCCTTGGCCAGATAACTCTGCGGCAGATGTACGGTTGTTGTGCTGATCAGGCACAGCCACGCCGCCAGGCTGACGCACGCAATCAGCCCCCTGACCCGCCAGGGTCTGCCCCGCTCAAAAAAGAGCATGACTAGAATTCCCAACAGCAGACACAGGCCGGTGGTAACCAGCAGGGTGGCGTGCATGCCCAGCAACGGCAGCAGGATAAAGCCGGTCAACAGCGAACCGGCAACACAGCCCGCTGTGTTGACAGCAAGCAGCCTCCCCACACGTTTGCCGCTGCTGTAACGTGCCTGCCTGATCAGATCAAACAGCAAAGGAAAGGTGAGACCGGAGCAGAGCGCCGGAATAAACATCAGCGCCAGACAGATCAGCAGTACCATCACCGGTGATTCGCTTGATCCGGCCCAGTCCCAGGCCGCTGTCGGCAGTAGTAGCGATAGCAGAACAAACAGCGAGTTCAGGATGTAGGCCGCAGCCAATGCAGTCGGGTGGCGCAGGGCGGGCCGGTGCAGGCGGGCCAGTATGCTGCCTGCACTTATCCCCAGCAGGGTTACCAGCAGACTGATGGTATAGGTATAGACCGTGTTGTGGGTGATCAGCGACAGAAAGCGGGTCCAGATGATCTCGTAAGAAAGTGCACAGAAGCCGGTGCCGAAGATAACGGGATACAGCAGCGCCTGTCCGGTTGAATTAAAGCTCCGGTCAGGAAAGGCTGTAACTGCTGCAGGGATAGCTACGGAATGCGGATCATATTTCAGCAGGTACAGCAGAAGCAGCCCCGTCCCCTGGGCCATCAGGCCGATCAGCAGCAGCGTGCTGCTGATGCCGAGCATCGGCAGCAAGATAAAGCCGCAGAGCAGGCAACCGGCTGCTGCACCGAGGCTGTTCAGGGCATAGAGAAATCCCAGCTCCTTGCCTGCTGTATCGTAAAACTGGGTAAAGAGCGGTAGTGTTCCCCCCATTAGAAAGGTCGGCGGAATGATGATCAGACCGATCAGCAGCAGACGAGTCAGTGCCAGGGTGCTATCGTTCTGAAAACCGGCTTGGTAGAGCAGCTGGTACGGCTGTTCAAGCAGGGTCAGCAGGGGCAAGCTGAGCATGGCTCCGGTGCCGATGCCGATCTCAAGCAGTGCGTAGACCCGTAACGGTTGTTTCCACCGTTGCACACAGTTGCCGAAATAGTGCGCACCCAGCGCCATTCCGGCAAAGAACAGCGCAACCACGGAACTGACGGCAAAGGCTGTGGCTCCGAATATCCTGCCGGCTGCCCTGATCCAGCAGATTTCGTAGCAAAGTCCGGTGAACCCGGAGAGGAACAAGAGGCTCAGCAGGAGTAAGCGGAACTGTCGTGTCATGCAATGGTTCAATGGCTGTGACGGTGATGAATATCCGGCCAGTGCACGTGGGTGTGGGTCAGCGGTTCGTGGCAGTGGTGATGCTCATGGGGCCCGCTGATATCCCGCTCATCATGGGCATGCCGGTGATGCTTGTCATGGGTGTGTTGGTGGTTGTGCTCCAGAGGATTATGGGTGTGGGGATGACGGTGCCTTTCACCGTAGAGGAACAGGATCCCTGAAAGCATGATCAGCGCTGCCAACCAGTATGCTTCAGGGGGACGCTCGCCCAGCAGGAGAACCGAAAGCAGGGTGCCGATGAACGGTCCGGTGGCAAACCAGGTGCTGGTGCGGGCCGCTCCGATCTCGCGCAGCGCATGAATGAACAGCACCAGGCTTACGCCGTAGCTGAGGGCCCCGATACCCAAAGCCGCTGTCACCTGCAGTGCAGAGCCTGACTCACTGGAGAGCAGACGGGCAAGCAGGATGTTGAACAGCCCGGCGCTCAGACCTTTCAGGCAGGCAAGCAGTGTGGCTGGCAAGGACTCCAACTCGCGGGTCAG includes these proteins:
- a CDS encoding fused MFS/spermidine synthase translates to MTRQFRLLLLSLLFLSGFTGLCYEICWIRAAGRIFGATAFAVSSVVALFFAGMALGAHYFGNCVQRWKQPLRVYALLEIGIGTGAMLSLPLLTLLEQPYQLLYQAGFQNDSTLALTRLLLIGLIIIPPTFLMGGTLPLFTQFYDTAGKELGFLYALNSLGAAAGCLLCGFILLPMLGISSTLLLIGLMAQGTGLLLLYLLKYDPHSVAIPAAVTAFPDRSFNSTGQALLYPVIFGTGFCALSYEIIWTRFLSLITHNTVYTYTISLLVTLLGISAGSILARLHRPALRHPTALAAAYILNSLFVLLSLLLPTAAWDWAGSSESPVMVLLICLALMFIPALCSGLTFPLLFDLIRQARYSSGKRVGRLLAVNTAGCVAGSLLTGFILLPLLGMHATLLVTTGLCLLLGILVMLFFERGRPWRVRGLIACVSLAAWLCLISTTTVHLPQSYLAKGKKLVDYVEGKNSFISVVQKNGDLTMELDRLWQGKKGTGHQIMAAHLPMLLHPAAQEILVVGIGAGQAPSRFLYYDITRLDCVDIESSLPQVLKKHFQGSWLNDPRVSFIAEDGRTVARYGKRRYDLISVEVGQIFRPQASAFYTLEFYRNAREKLAQDGIIAQFLPVGFFNQDQLKSVIRTFLAVFPHSTLWYNQHAELLLIGSPDRDLAIRAEGVRVLKQNSRVRAELFFGYPGTEEHFLNLPEVLAASFLMGPKTLANISTDAPLLSNDRPVLEYGTARTTYAPQRFKKLFTEQYDSPRSIIKFTDPEAILPKSTRIQEYYLTNGFN
- a CDS encoding DMT family transporter; the protein is MGKQGIHTALLSAILFGISPVACKAMTGEMPPALLAGLLYLGSGLGLAGVVLRQRTPVFTALHSLSGRQWLHLGGAIVSGGVLAPLFLAYGIRFGSATEVSLLLNFEAVATTLLAWLVFHEYVGMRVWAGKLLIVGASVLIVLSGSGGTTLSLPGLAVLAACCLWGIDNNLTRELESLPATLLACLKGLSAGLFNILLARLLSSESGSALQVTAALGIGALSYGVSLVLFIHALREIGAARTSTWFATGPFIGTLLSVLLLGERPPEAYWLAALIMLSGILFLYGERHRHPHTHNPLEHNHQHTHDKHHRHAHDERDISGPHEHHHCHEPLTHTHVHWPDIHHRHSH